In Candidatus Hydrogenedentota bacterium, the genomic stretch GTCATTCAGCTCATTCGGAAGGAGGGGGACGAACCCCTCATCCCCAATGTTGACTTGCAGATACTCAAGGAAGTTCAGAGCGGGGGGATGACCGATCCCATTCTCGTAACCAACGACCGCATCCTCCAGTTGCTGGCGGAATTCAGCGGAGTTCGCAGCCAGGAGTACAAGAGTTCCCATCCCTATGAGTCAGAGTCTCAGCAGTACACCGGATTCGTGAAGGAGGACGAGGAGCGCATACCGAACAGTTTCGCGTGGCATGAAGGAAAGCCCTTGTTTTTCAGCCCCGACGGACCCCGAGTAATCGACTACGAGCATGAGGTCTGGAAGGTCAAACCGCGAAACGTCTACCAGAATCTGGCCTTCGAGCTGCTCATGAGCGAGCACATCGACCTTGTCACGCTTCAGAGCGAAGCGGGTTACGGAAAGACCTACCTTGCCCTCGCGGCAGCGCTTTGCCTTGTGCTCGAGCAGAAGCGGTTCGAGAAGATCTATGTGCTAAAGCCCATGATCGAAATCGGGGCAAAGATGGGATACTTGCCCGGCGACGTCAATGAGAAGCTCGATCCTTACATTCGATACTTGTACGGGTTGATCACAAAACTGCACGCCATTCGTCCCGCGAACAAGATCTTCCATGACCCCAATGAATCCGGTGGACGATACAATACCGATCGATTCGAGATACTTCCCCTCGCGTTTATCCGAGGTATGAACATCGAAGATGCGGTTGTGATCATCGACGAGACGCAGAACCTGTCGCGGACGGAGATCCGGGCCGTGCTGACGCGCATGGGCGAGAACGTAAAGTGTTTCTGCCTGGGCGATACCCGGCAGGTGGACAATCCGTATTTGAACGAGTCAAACAACGCATTGAACTGGATCGTGCGCATGATGCGCGGCACGCAGAACTATGCCCATTTGGTGCTTAAGGGGGCGAAATCGCGCGGTCCGATCTGCGATGCCGTGCTGCGCTCGGGACTCTGAGCGTTCGTTGCGCGCATTCGCGCGGCTCTGCTACGATTCCCGGCATGAATACGCGATCTGAACGAGTATGTGAGGGGTTTTCCGCGGGCGCTCCGTGTGCCCGCGGCGCGTATGCCTGTTGACTTCTTCCTTCCTTGGTGGCTGCTATGTGAGAATCCCTGCGCGTACCGCGCAGTTGTGACCCCTGGAGAACGACTATGTCTCTGTTTGAAGAATTGACCTGGCGTGGATTTATTCACCAGGTAACTCATAACGACTTGGCCGAACGATTGGAGACGCAGTCATTCACGGCTTACGTCGGGTTTGATCCCACGGCCGATAGTCTCCACATCGGACACCTGCTGCCCGTCATCGGCCTGATGCGGCTGCAACGTTTTGGACACCGCCCCATCGCGTTAGTGGGAGGCGGCACGGGAATGATTGGCGACCCCAGTTTTAAGTCCGAGGAGCGGCGCCTTCTTTCCAGCGAAGACATCGATAGGAACGCCGCGGGCGTCCGAGCGCAACTGGAACGATTCCTGGACTTCTCCGGTCCGCGAGGTGCCTTGTTGCTCAACAACCTTGAGTGGTTGGGCGAGTTGCGGTTGATTGATTTTCTGCGCGACATCGGCAAGCTGTTTTCCGTGAACGTGATGATGGCGCGGGAATCCGTCAAGCAACGCCTGGAAAACCGCGACCAGGGTATTTCGTTTACGGAGTTCACCTACAGTCTGTTGCAGGCTTATGACTTTCTGCATCTCTGCCAGACGCACGACTGCCGTATTCAGATGGGCGGCAGTGACCAGTGGGGCAATATAGTTGCGGGGATGGACCTGACGCGCCGCCTTGAAAACAAGGACACGTACGGAATTACGTTCCCGTTGCTGGAGAAGTCCGACGGCACCAAG encodes the following:
- a CDS encoding PhoH family protein, encoding MKKCYVLDTNALLEDPNCIHILRNGEENTVGIPFHVILELNKLKKEPRVKHLVAKAIDSIRDNLEVIQLIRKEGDEPLIPNVDLQILKEVQSGGMTDPILVTNDRILQLLAEFSGVRSQEYKSSHPYESESQQYTGFVKEDEERIPNSFAWHEGKPLFFSPDGPRVIDYEHEVWKVKPRNVYQNLAFELLMSEHIDLVTLQSEAGYGKTYLALAAALCLVLEQKRFEKIYVLKPMIEIGAKMGYLPGDVNEKLDPYIRYLYGLITKLHAIRPANKIFHDPNESGGRYNTDRFEILPLAFIRGMNIEDAVVIIDETQNLSRTEIRAVLTRMGENVKCFCLGDTRQVDNPYLNESNNALNWIVRMMRGTQNYAHLVLKGAKSRGPICDAVLRSGL
- the tyrS gene encoding tyrosine--tRNA ligase, with the protein product MSLFEELTWRGFIHQVTHNDLAERLETQSFTAYVGFDPTADSLHIGHLLPVIGLMRLQRFGHRPIALVGGGTGMIGDPSFKSEERRLLSSEDIDRNAAGVRAQLERFLDFSGPRGALLLNNLEWLGELRLIDFLRDIGKLFSVNVMMARESVKQRLENRDQGISFTEFTYSLLQAYDFLHLCQTHDCRIQMGGSDQWGNIVAGMDLTRRLENKDTYGITFPLLEKSDGTKFGKTEAGAVWLDPKRTSPYKFYQFWINQADADTSRLLRLFTFLSREEVEGLDGELREAPEKRTAQRRLAEEVTRLVHGDDALNQAVHASQAMFGGSLSGLDDATLEDIFSEVPSSDVPRDALSANRLLLDVLVESAVVKSKGEGKRLVQNGGLYLNNERVTQEDARLSADSLCGERIAVIRSGKKNYHLLRFVG